From the Streptomyces sp. KMM 9044 genome, one window contains:
- a CDS encoding beta-ketoacyl-[acyl-carrier-protein] synthase family protein, which yields MSSTNRTVVVTGIGATTPLGGDAASTWEGLVAGRSGVRALTEEWAAEQAVRIAARVAVEPTETIPRPQARRLDRSAQFALVAAKEAWADAGFEGRAGEDPNVAPDRLGTVIASGIGGVTTLLDQYDVLKEKGVRRVSPHTVPMLMPNGPSANVGLLVGAQAGVHTPVSACASGAEAIGYGIEMIRSGRADVVVAGGTEAAIHPLPIAAFGNMMAMSKNNDDPQGASRPYDVGRDGFVLGEGAGVIVLESAEHAAARGARVYAEAVGQGVSADGHDIVQPEPEGRGISHALQNLLDATDLAPSEIVHVNAHATSTPAGDIAELKALRKVFGDDVDHMAVSATKSMTGHLLGGAGGVESVATVLALYHRVAPPTINIDTIDSEAEANADVVRGEARKLPVEGRIAALNDSFGFGGHNVVLAFRSV from the coding sequence ATGAGTTCGACCAATCGCACCGTGGTCGTCACCGGTATCGGCGCAACCACACCGCTGGGTGGCGACGCGGCCTCGACCTGGGAGGGTCTGGTCGCCGGACGTTCCGGCGTCAGGGCCCTGACCGAGGAGTGGGCCGCCGAACAGGCGGTCCGGATCGCGGCCCGCGTGGCCGTGGAGCCGACCGAGACCATCCCGAGGCCGCAGGCCCGCCGCCTCGACCGTTCGGCGCAGTTCGCACTGGTCGCGGCGAAGGAGGCGTGGGCCGACGCCGGCTTCGAGGGCAGGGCCGGTGAGGACCCGAACGTCGCCCCGGACCGGCTCGGCACGGTCATCGCCTCCGGCATCGGTGGCGTGACGACCCTGCTGGACCAGTACGACGTGCTGAAGGAGAAGGGCGTCCGGCGCGTCTCCCCGCACACCGTCCCCATGCTGATGCCGAACGGCCCGTCGGCCAACGTCGGCCTGCTCGTGGGCGCCCAGGCGGGCGTGCACACGCCCGTCTCCGCCTGTGCGTCGGGCGCGGAGGCCATCGGCTACGGCATCGAGATGATCCGTTCCGGCCGCGCCGACGTCGTCGTCGCGGGGGGCACGGAGGCGGCGATCCATCCGCTGCCGATCGCCGCGTTCGGCAACATGATGGCGATGTCCAAGAACAACGACGACCCGCAGGGTGCCTCGCGTCCCTACGACGTCGGCCGGGACGGCTTCGTCCTCGGCGAGGGCGCGGGTGTGATCGTCCTGGAGTCCGCCGAGCACGCCGCGGCGCGCGGCGCCCGCGTCTACGCGGAGGCGGTCGGCCAGGGCGTCTCGGCCGACGGCCACGACATCGTGCAGCCGGAGCCGGAGGGCCGCGGCATCTCGCACGCCCTGCAGAACCTGCTGGACGCCACCGACCTGGCGCCGTCCGAGATCGTGCACGTCAACGCGCACGCCACCTCGACGCCGGCCGGTGACATCGCCGAGCTGAAGGCGTTGCGCAAGGTGTTCGGCGACGACGTGGACCACATGGCGGTCTCCGCGACCAAGTCGATGACCGGGCACCTGCTCGGCGGTGCCGGTGGTGTGGAGTCGGTGGCGACGGTCCTCGCGCTGTACCACCGGGTGGCTCCGCCGACCATCAACATCGACACCATCGACTCCGAGGCCGAGGCGAACGCGGACGTGGTCCGCGGCGAGGCGCGCAAGCTGCCCGTCGAGGGCCGCATCGCCGCCCTCAACGACTCGTTCGGGTTCGGCGGGCACAACGTGGTGCTGGCGTTCCGGTCGGTCTGA
- a CDS encoding acyl carrier protein, with protein sequence MAATQEEIVAGLAEIVNEIAGIPVEDVQLDKSFTDDLDVDSLSMVEVVVAAEERFDVKIPDDDVKNLKTVGDATEYILKHQA encoded by the coding sequence ATGGCCGCCACTCAGGAAGAGATCGTCGCCGGTCTCGCGGAGATCGTGAACGAGATCGCCGGCATCCCGGTTGAGGACGTCCAGCTGGACAAGTCCTTCACCGACGACCTGGACGTCGACTCGCTGTCCATGGTCGAGGTCGTCGTCGCCGCCGAAGAGCGCTTCGACGTCAAGATCCCGGACGACGACGTCAAGAACCTCAAGACGGTCGGTGACGCGACCGAGTACATCCTCAAGCACCAGGCCTGA
- a CDS encoding ketoacyl-ACP synthase III has translation MAKIKPAKGAPYARILGVGGYRPTRVVPNEVILETIDSSDEWIRSRSGIETRHWASPEETVAAMSVEASGKAIANAGIHAGQIGAVVVSTVSHFKQTPAVATEIADLLGTDKAAAFDISAGCAGFGYGLTLAKGMVVEGSAEYVLVIGVERLSDLTDLEDRATAFLFGDGAGAVVVGPSGEPAIGPTVWGSEGDKSETIKQTVAWDRFRIGDVSELPLDRAGHVKFPAITQEGQAVFRWAVFEMAKVAQQALDAAGITSDELDVFIPHQANVRIIDSMVKTLKLPEHVTVARDVRTTGNTSAASIPLAMERLLATGEAKSGDTALVIGFGAGLAYAASVVTLP, from the coding sequence ATGGCGAAGATCAAGCCCGCGAAGGGCGCCCCGTACGCCCGCATCCTGGGGGTGGGCGGGTACCGGCCCACCCGGGTCGTGCCGAACGAGGTGATCCTGGAGACGATCGACTCGTCCGACGAGTGGATCCGCTCACGTTCCGGCATCGAGACCCGGCACTGGGCGTCGCCCGAGGAGACCGTCGCGGCGATGTCCGTCGAGGCGTCGGGCAAGGCGATCGCGAACGCGGGCATCCACGCCGGGCAGATCGGCGCCGTGGTCGTCTCGACCGTGTCGCACTTCAAGCAGACCCCGGCCGTGGCCACCGAGATCGCCGACCTGCTGGGCACGGACAAGGCCGCCGCCTTCGACATCTCGGCCGGCTGCGCGGGCTTCGGCTACGGCCTCACCCTCGCCAAGGGCATGGTGGTGGAGGGTTCCGCCGAGTACGTCCTCGTCATCGGCGTGGAGCGGCTGAGCGACCTGACCGACCTGGAGGACCGGGCCACCGCCTTCCTGTTCGGTGACGGCGCGGGCGCGGTCGTCGTCGGCCCGTCCGGGGAGCCCGCGATCGGCCCGACCGTGTGGGGGTCGGAGGGCGACAAGTCCGAGACGATCAAGCAGACGGTGGCGTGGGACCGGTTCCGGATCGGCGACGTCTCCGAGCTGCCCCTCGACCGCGCGGGCCACGTGAAGTTCCCCGCGATCACCCAGGAGGGCCAGGCGGTGTTCCGCTGGGCCGTGTTCGAGATGGCGAAGGTCGCCCAGCAGGCGCTGGACGCGGCCGGGATCACCTCGGACGAGCTGGACGTCTTCATCCCGCACCAGGCCAACGTGCGGATCATCGACTCGATGGTGAAGACCCTCAAACTGCCGGAGCACGTCACGGTCGCCCGTGACGTGCGTACCACCGGCAACACCTCGGCCGCCTCGATCCCGCTCGCGATGGAGCGGCTCCTGGCGACCGGCGAGGCGAAGAGCGGCGACACCGCGCTCGTCATCGGCTTCGGGGCGGGTCTCGCTTACGCCGCATCGGTCGTTACCCTCCCCTAG
- a CDS encoding ACP S-malonyltransferase: MLVLVAPGQGAQAPGFLTEWLDLPGVADRVAGWSDAIGLDLARYGTEADADAIRDTAVAQPLLVAAGLLSVSALGAGAADAASAVARIAPGAVAGHSVGEFTAAAFAGVLDDTATLSLVRRRGLAMADAAAVTETGMAALLGGDPDVTVAHLEKLGLTPANVNGAGQIVAAGTREQLAALEADKPEGVRKVVALKVAGAFHTHHMSPAVDTLAKAAEDLTPGDPKAVYVSNRDGATVATGAGVLERLVGQVANPVRWDLCMETFKELGVTALIEVCPGGTLTGLAKRALPGVKTLALKSPADLDAARELVSEHV, encoded by the coding sequence GTGCTCGTACTCGTCGCTCCCGGCCAGGGCGCTCAGGCGCCCGGCTTCCTGACCGAATGGCTCGACCTTCCCGGTGTCGCGGACCGCGTCGCCGGCTGGTCCGACGCCATCGGACTCGACCTCGCCCGCTACGGCACCGAGGCCGACGCGGACGCGATCCGCGACACGGCCGTCGCCCAGCCGTTGCTGGTCGCGGCCGGGCTGCTGTCCGTCTCGGCACTGGGTGCCGGTGCGGCCGACGCCGCCTCGGCGGTGGCGCGGATCGCGCCCGGCGCGGTCGCCGGTCACAGCGTCGGCGAGTTCACCGCGGCCGCGTTCGCGGGGGTCCTCGACGACACGGCCACGCTGAGTCTGGTCCGCAGGCGGGGGCTGGCCATGGCCGACGCCGCCGCGGTCACCGAGACCGGGATGGCGGCGCTGCTCGGCGGCGACCCGGACGTCACCGTGGCGCACCTGGAGAAGCTGGGGCTGACCCCGGCGAACGTCAACGGCGCGGGCCAGATCGTGGCAGCCGGCACCAGGGAGCAGCTGGCGGCGCTGGAGGCGGACAAGCCCGAGGGCGTGCGCAAGGTCGTCGCGCTCAAGGTGGCCGGCGCCTTCCACACCCACCACATGTCTCCCGCGGTCGACACCCTGGCGAAGGCGGCCGAGGACCTGACACCGGGCGACCCGAAGGCCGTGTACGTGTCGAACAGGGACGGCGCGACGGTCGCGACCGGTGCCGGGGTGCTGGAGCGCCTGGTCGGCCAGGTGGCGAACCCGGTCCGCTGGGACCTGTGCATGGAGACGTTCAAGGAGCTCGGGGTGACCGCGCTGATCGAGGTGTGCCCCGGGGGAACCCTGACCGGCCTCGCCAAGCGTGCGCTGCCCGGTGTGAAGACGCTGGCCCTGAAGAGTCCCGCCGACCTCGACGCCGCCCGCGAGCTCGTCTCCGAGCACGTCTGA
- the fasR gene encoding fatty acid biosynthesis transcriptional regulator FasR — translation MPEPETGKPETPAGPAHPHPATLKRLERSSGHLAAQAILRMDETLPWYRAMPPENRSWIGLVAQAGIAAFTEWFRRPDAPQAISTDVFGTAPRELTRAITLRQTVEMVRTTIEVMESAIDEVAAPGDESVLREALLVYAREIAFATAQVYAQAAEARGAWDARLESLVVNAVLSGEADEGAVSRAAALGWNSPEHVCVLLGTAPNGDSELTVEAIRRAARHAKLQVLTGVLGDRLVVIAGGSDNPLAVAKSLIGPYAQGPVVAGPVVPDLQAATRSAQAAAAGLKACSAWEDAPRPVLADDLLPERAIAGDPSAREQLVEEIYRPLEEAGSALLETLSVYLEQASSLEGAARMLFVHPNTVRYRLRRVTDVTGWSPSDVRSAFTLRIALILGRLVDGDLQL, via the coding sequence GTGCCCGAACCCGAAACCGGCAAGCCCGAGACCCCGGCAGGCCCCGCCCACCCGCATCCCGCGACGCTGAAGCGGCTGGAGAGATCGTCCGGCCACCTCGCCGCGCAGGCGATCCTGCGGATGGACGAGACACTGCCCTGGTACCGGGCGATGCCCCCGGAGAACCGTTCCTGGATCGGGTTGGTCGCCCAGGCCGGCATCGCCGCCTTCACCGAGTGGTTCCGGCGCCCGGACGCGCCGCAGGCCATCTCCACCGACGTCTTCGGGACGGCGCCGCGCGAGCTGACCCGGGCCATCACGCTGCGGCAGACCGTGGAGATGGTGCGCACCACCATCGAGGTCATGGAGAGCGCCATCGACGAGGTGGCCGCGCCGGGCGACGAGTCGGTGCTGCGCGAGGCGCTGCTGGTGTACGCGCGGGAGATCGCGTTCGCCACCGCGCAGGTGTACGCGCAGGCCGCCGAGGCACGGGGTGCCTGGGACGCGCGGCTGGAGTCGCTGGTCGTGAACGCGGTGCTCAGCGGCGAGGCCGACGAGGGTGCCGTGTCCCGGGCCGCCGCCCTGGGGTGGAACTCGCCGGAGCACGTGTGCGTGCTGCTCGGCACCGCGCCCAACGGCGACTCGGAACTGACCGTGGAGGCGATCCGGCGGGCCGCCCGGCACGCCAAGCTCCAGGTGCTGACGGGGGTGCTCGGGGACCGGCTGGTGGTGATCGCGGGCGGCAGCGACAACCCGCTGGCCGTCGCCAAGTCACTGATCGGGCCGTACGCGCAGGGTCCGGTGGTGGCGGGGCCGGTGGTGCCGGACCTCCAGGCGGCGACCCGGTCCGCGCAGGCCGCCGCGGCGGGCCTGAAGGCGTGTTCCGCCTGGGAGGACGCGCCGCGTCCGGTGCTGGCCGACGATCTGCTGCCGGAGCGGGCGATCGCCGGTGATCCCTCGGCCCGCGAGCAGTTGGTGGAGGAGATCTACAGACCGCTGGAGGAGGCCGGGTCCGCACTGCTGGAGACGCTCAGCGTCTACCTGGAGCAGGCGAGCAGCCTCGAGGGGGCCGCACGGATGCTGTTCGTGCACCCCAATACCGTGCGTTACCGGCTCCGACGTGTGACAGACGTCACCGGATGGTCACCCTCCGATGTACGCTCTGCGTTCACACTGCGGATCGCGCTGATCCTGGGGCGTCTGGTCGACGGCGATCTTCAGCTCTAG
- a CDS encoding pirin family protein, translating to MTDVRRAHGRFQGGDPAAGIESRHAFSFGPHYDPDNLRFGAVIACNEERLAPGAGFGEHPHRHTEIVTWVVEGELTHRDSTGHESVVRPGDVQRLSAASGVRHVERNDGPGPLTFLQMWLAPLEPGGDPFYEVVRGVADSTPYALPEAGAVLHVRRPSAGERTALPDAAYVYAHVVRGEVLLDGARLGPGDAARLTDTRDAEAVAVTGAELLLWEMRGA from the coding sequence GTGACGGACGTACGGCGCGCGCACGGGCGCTTCCAGGGCGGCGATCCGGCGGCCGGCATCGAGAGCCGGCACGCCTTCTCCTTCGGCCCCCACTACGACCCCGACAACCTCCGCTTCGGCGCGGTGATCGCCTGCAACGAGGAGCGGCTGGCCCCCGGTGCCGGCTTCGGCGAGCATCCGCACCGCCACACCGAGATCGTGACGTGGGTGGTGGAGGGCGAACTGACCCACCGCGACTCCACCGGCCACGAGAGCGTGGTCCGCCCCGGCGACGTGCAGCGGCTGAGCGCCGCGTCCGGCGTGCGGCACGTGGAACGCAACGACGGCCCCGGGCCCCTGACCTTCCTCCAGATGTGGCTGGCCCCGCTGGAACCCGGCGGCGACCCCTTCTACGAGGTCGTCCGCGGCGTCGCCGACTCCACCCCGTACGCCCTCCCCGAGGCGGGCGCCGTGCTCCACGTCCGCCGGCCGTCGGCGGGGGAGCGGACCGCCCTGCCGGACGCCGCGTACGTGTACGCCCATGTGGTGCGCGGTGAGGTGCTGCTGGACGGGGCCCGGCTGGGGCCGGGTGACGCGGCCCGCCTCACGGACACCAGGGACGCCGAGGCGGTCGCGGTGACCGGGGCCGAGCTGCTGCTGTGGGAGATGCGCGGCGCGTGA
- a CDS encoding GmrSD restriction endonuclease domain-containing protein, translating to MRAPEPTIAPITSLASRVLSGDIVLPKFQRAFVWTPQQILYLLDSVRRNYPIGSLLMWRTTAKLASGQRSRAWTPCPSTRAPRCTTSSTGRQQLQAAVADAGKAAARAVDFLSTQIRTPQAEALPCYNQFAVPVELFRQLPKPTAAQYEAVTRWFWLTASSEYFKGWRESQMGPDLSAVTEFAAGRSTEVETAAALPRALLWQRAQFSRQNAPGKLLVLLMSYEKSVDLNTGLVIDVADALSWQNGKQLHHFFPRAYLKKEGVKAGRDNVCGNLIMLSAITNNWISDRRPSAYLRDLAVWHGEDVLRERLRTCLIEEDAYQAALRDDYDAFLRARSKTLHRRLMELIGSAAGSSGDWRSARSAQRARSAPAPCATASRCSHCPGGTRRR from the coding sequence GTGCGCGCGCCCGAGCCCACGATCGCGCCCATCACCTCACTCGCTTCGCGGGTTCTGTCGGGCGACATCGTTTTACCCAAGTTCCAACGGGCGTTCGTCTGGACCCCGCAGCAGATCCTGTACCTGCTCGACTCGGTGCGCCGGAACTACCCCATCGGCAGCCTTCTCATGTGGCGTACGACGGCCAAGCTGGCCAGCGGGCAGAGATCGCGGGCCTGGACACCGTGCCCCAGCACGAGGGCGCCCCGGTGCACTACGTCCTCGACGGGCCGTCAGCAGCTCCAGGCCGCCGTCGCCGACGCGGGGAAGGCGGCCGCACGAGCCGTGGACTTCCTCTCCACCCAGATCCGCACACCGCAGGCCGAAGCACTGCCCTGCTACAACCAGTTCGCCGTCCCGGTCGAGCTGTTCAGGCAGCTGCCCAAGCCGACGGCGGCCCAGTACGAGGCCGTGACGCGCTGGTTCTGGCTGACGGCGAGCAGCGAGTACTTCAAGGGGTGGCGGGAGTCGCAGATGGGGCCGGACCTGTCGGCCGTCACCGAGTTCGCGGCGGGGCGCTCGACGGAGGTCGAGACGGCAGCCGCCCTTCCCCGAGCCCTCCTCTGGCAGCGTGCGCAGTTCTCCCGGCAGAACGCCCCCGGCAAGCTTCTGGTGCTGCTGATGTCGTACGAGAAGTCGGTCGACCTGAACACGGGCCTCGTCATCGACGTGGCCGACGCGCTGTCCTGGCAGAACGGTAAGCAGCTCCACCACTTCTTCCCGCGCGCGTACCTGAAGAAGGAAGGGGTGAAAGCGGGGAGGGACAACGTCTGCGGCAACCTGATCATGCTCAGCGCGATCACCAACAACTGGATCTCCGACCGCCGCCCCTCCGCCTACCTCAGGGACCTCGCCGTCTGGCACGGCGAGGACGTCCTGCGGGAGCGCCTGCGCACCTGCCTGATCGAAGAGGACGCCTACCAGGCCGCACTGCGTGACGACTACGACGCTTTCCTGCGGGCCCGGTCAAAGACGCTGCATCGGCGGCTCATGGAGCTCATCGGCTCGGCGGCGGGAAGCAGCGGAGACTGGCGGTCAGCCCGATCTGCGCAGCGGGCGAGAAGTGCTCCAGCACCTTGCGCCACCGCGAGTCGCTGCTCGCACTGCCCCGGTGGCACTCGTCGACGATGA
- a CDS encoding DUF397 domain-containing protein gives METAPSLWNGQWRRSSYSGSTGGDCVEVADGCPTGAVPVRDSKDPSGPVVTVGVDAWRAFVDGLR, from the coding sequence ATGGAGACCGCTCCCAGTTTGTGGAACGGCCAGTGGCGTAGGTCCAGTTACAGCGGCAGCACTGGCGGCGACTGCGTCGAGGTCGCCGACGGCTGCCCCACCGGCGCCGTCCCCGTCCGCGACAGCAAGGACCCGTCCGGCCCGGTCGTCACCGTCGGCGTCGACGCCTGGCGAGCATTCGTCGACGGTCTGCGGTAA
- a CDS encoding helix-turn-helix domain-containing protein translates to MANIQTLGPTASPLDYYGWEPRRQREAHGLKQGQLGEIIFCTGSLICQIETTKKVPARDFSERVDAALGTDGLFSRLIGLVLRSQLPTWFQPYAEMEAKAAYISTYQVQVAYGLLQTEEYARAVLATGAPDDLEGLVTARMERQRILEREQPPLVWVVLDEAVLHRPIGGTGVMRRQPARLLEFAGHRWMHVQVLPNRAGEHASLDGAFNLLRFEDAPDIISTEDLISGHMTANPETIKEASLRYARLQAAALPVEESVELIARPMEERYGDRSQFVERPVA, encoded by the coding sequence GTGGCCAACATCCAGACGCTCGGCCCCACGGCGTCCCCACTCGACTACTACGGCTGGGAACCGCGCCGCCAACGCGAGGCCCACGGCCTCAAGCAGGGACAGCTCGGCGAGATCATCTTCTGTACGGGCTCGCTGATCTGCCAGATCGAGACCACGAAGAAGGTCCCCGCCCGCGACTTCTCCGAACGCGTGGACGCGGCCCTCGGCACGGACGGCCTCTTCTCCCGCCTGATCGGCCTGGTCCTGCGCAGCCAACTGCCCACGTGGTTCCAGCCGTACGCGGAGATGGAGGCGAAGGCGGCGTACATTTCCACGTATCAGGTGCAGGTGGCGTACGGGCTGTTGCAGACGGAGGAGTACGCGCGGGCGGTGCTCGCCACCGGAGCGCCGGACGATCTGGAAGGTCTGGTGACCGCCCGGATGGAACGCCAGCGCATCTTGGAACGAGAACAGCCGCCGCTGGTCTGGGTGGTCCTGGATGAGGCGGTGCTGCACCGGCCGATCGGCGGCACCGGTGTCATGCGACGCCAACCGGCCCGCCTGTTGGAGTTCGCCGGTCACCGGTGGATGCATGTGCAGGTCCTGCCGAATAGGGCGGGTGAACACGCCAGCCTGGACGGGGCGTTCAATCTCCTCCGCTTCGAGGACGCCCCGGACATCATCTCCACAGAAGACCTCATCTCTGGCCACATGACGGCCAATCCCGAGACCATCAAGGAAGCCTCGCTCCGTTACGCTCGCCTGCAGGCTGCCGCTCTCCCGGTCGAGGAGTCGGTGGAACTGATCGCCCGCCCGATGGAGGAACGCTATGGAGACCGCTCCCAGTTTGTGGAACGGCCAGTGGCGTAG
- a CDS encoding TetR/AcrR family transcriptional regulator, whose amino-acid sequence MTQHPVPDQRRPANDGPKAAARNRAALVAAAREIYAEHGLDAPLSAIARRAGVGQGVLYRHFPDRAAVTTAVLEENVREVEQAAAAEDATLAGVLGVLTWHLKESAAFIGLLHADGSDHRSAVRAHALALSRRVEHALRVHLPAAGRRLATADDLMLAVAMVSGAATGPSHEERERRALAAWRLLGVEVGPVRPFHG is encoded by the coding sequence ATGACGCAGCACCCCGTGCCGGACCAGCGGCGGCCCGCGAACGACGGGCCGAAGGCCGCCGCCCGCAACCGTGCCGCGCTGGTCGCCGCCGCCCGGGAGATCTACGCGGAGCACGGTCTGGACGCTCCGCTGTCCGCGATCGCGCGCCGCGCAGGGGTCGGGCAGGGCGTCCTGTACCGGCACTTCCCCGACCGGGCCGCGGTGACGACCGCCGTACTGGAGGAGAACGTCCGGGAGGTCGAACAGGCGGCCGCGGCCGAGGACGCGACCCTCGCCGGCGTGCTCGGGGTGCTGACCTGGCACCTGAAGGAGTCGGCGGCGTTCATCGGCCTCCTGCACGCCGACGGGTCGGACCACCGTTCCGCCGTCCGCGCCCACGCCCTGGCCCTGTCCCGGCGGGTCGAACACGCCCTGCGCGTGCACCTGCCGGCCGCCGGCCGCCGGCTGGCCACGGCGGACGACCTCATGCTCGCCGTCGCCATGGTCTCCGGCGCCGCCACCGGCCCCTCCCACGAGGAGCGGGAGCGCAGGGCACTGGCGGCCTGGCGGCTCCTCGGCGTCGAGGTGGGGCCGGTGCGGCCCTTCCACGGGTAG
- a CDS encoding CGNR zinc finger domain-containing protein gives MLDDQALMQALNSTPVTDGRRRDLWRDDHEVDRWAREHGGLGGDEERRWLRTARDALQAVESDTPAEPRLRRVLAGVHKVPQPGTSGIEWHLEVPPERRLAVELVLAWADVKERMPGRLRPCGNPECRLFLLDRSRANTARWCSMKTCGNRLKARRHQARTRETPHPG, from the coding sequence GTGCTGGACGACCAAGCCCTGATGCAGGCGCTGAACAGCACCCCTGTCACGGATGGCCGACGCCGGGACCTGTGGCGCGACGACCACGAGGTGGACAGGTGGGCGCGGGAGCACGGGGGCCTCGGCGGCGACGAGGAGCGCCGGTGGCTGCGCACCGCCCGGGACGCGCTCCAGGCGGTGGAGTCGGACACTCCGGCGGAGCCCCGGCTGCGCCGGGTCCTCGCAGGCGTTCACAAAGTCCCGCAGCCCGGCACGTCGGGCATCGAGTGGCACCTGGAGGTGCCGCCGGAACGCAGGCTCGCCGTGGAACTCGTACTCGCCTGGGCGGACGTCAAGGAGCGCATGCCCGGCCGCCTGCGGCCGTGCGGGAACCCCGAATGCCGCCTCTTCCTCCTGGACCGCAGCCGCGCCAACACCGCACGGTGGTGCTCGATGAAGACCTGCGGGAACCGGCTCAAAGCCCGTCGGCACCAGGCCCGGACGCGCGAGACCCCACACCCCGGATAG
- a CDS encoding alpha/beta fold hydrolase: MVEVRHQYATVRGHRVFYREAGPREAPTLVLLHGFPSSSRMFRQLIPALADRFHVVAPDHLGFGTSDAPAVDEFTYTFDSLTDITEALLAQLGVTRYAVYVQDYGAPIGWRLALRAPDAITAVITQSGNAYEDGFVPDFWKPVWAYAEDPGPRTEPAVRAALSLDAIRWQYLHGVDRPELVDPDTWVADHREVNRPGNDLVQLALFRDYAGNPPLYPQVHAYFRERRVPLLAVWGANDEIFGPDGARAFTRDLPDAEIHLVPGGGHFLLESHLDTVAGYMRGFLTATASPA; the protein is encoded by the coding sequence ATGGTCGAGGTCCGCCACCAGTACGCGACAGTGCGGGGGCATCGCGTCTTCTACCGCGAGGCAGGACCCCGCGAGGCACCCACGCTGGTACTCCTGCACGGATTCCCCTCCAGTTCACGCATGTTCCGCCAGCTCATTCCGGCGCTGGCCGACCGGTTCCACGTCGTCGCCCCCGACCACCTCGGCTTCGGCACCTCCGATGCCCCGGCCGTGGACGAGTTCACCTACACCTTCGACTCCCTGACCGACATCACCGAAGCCCTTCTGGCCCAGCTCGGCGTGACCCGCTACGCCGTGTACGTCCAGGACTACGGCGCCCCCATCGGCTGGCGGCTGGCCCTGCGCGCCCCGGACGCGATCACCGCGGTGATCACGCAGAGCGGCAACGCCTACGAGGACGGCTTCGTACCGGATTTCTGGAAGCCCGTATGGGCCTACGCGGAGGATCCGGGCCCCCGGACCGAACCCGCCGTCCGCGCCGCCCTCTCGCTCGACGCCATCCGCTGGCAGTACCTGCACGGAGTGGACCGACCCGAGCTGGTCGACCCGGACACCTGGGTCGCCGACCACCGCGAGGTCAACCGGCCGGGCAACGACCTCGTGCAGCTCGCCCTGTTCCGCGACTACGCCGGCAACCCGCCCCTCTACCCCCAGGTGCACGCCTACTTCCGGGAACGCCGGGTTCCTCTCCTCGCGGTCTGGGGCGCGAACGACGAGATCTTCGGCCCGGACGGAGCACGCGCCTTCACCAGGGACCTGCCGGACGCGGAGATCCACCTGGTTCCCGGAGGTGGACACTTCCTGCTCGAAAGCCACCTGGACACCGTGGCCGGGTACATGCGCGGGTTCCTGACCGCCACCGCGTCACCGGCGTGA
- a CDS encoding serine hydrolase domain-containing protein, with protein MSLKSPVLIENWPVPTAAAGVVRADGTVLGTHGPTGHRFPLASVTKPLAAYAVLVAYEEGAIELDEPAGPEGSTVRHLLAHTSGLAFDDHRVTSAPGERRLYSNAGFEQLGDHIAKATEIPFAEYLRQAVLEPLGMTSTSLEGAGSPAKDATSTLDDLLRFAAEVQAPRLLDVRTVAEAMTVQYPGTKGVLPGYGHQNPNDWGLGFEIRDAKSPHWTGGSSSPRTFGHFGQSGTFLWIDPAADVACVALADRAFGPWAVEAWPPFTDAVLAELRGSTGAAT; from the coding sequence ATGTCGCTCAAGAGCCCCGTGCTGATCGAGAACTGGCCGGTTCCCACCGCGGCGGCGGGCGTCGTCCGGGCGGACGGCACCGTCCTGGGCACCCACGGCCCCACCGGCCATCGCTTCCCGCTGGCCTCGGTCACCAAGCCGCTCGCGGCGTACGCGGTGCTCGTGGCGTACGAGGAGGGCGCGATCGAACTGGACGAACCGGCGGGCCCGGAGGGCTCGACGGTCCGCCACCTCCTCGCCCACACCTCCGGCCTCGCCTTCGACGACCACCGGGTGACCTCCGCCCCCGGCGAACGCCGCCTCTACTCCAACGCCGGGTTCGAGCAGCTCGGGGACCACATCGCGAAGGCGACGGAGATCCCGTTCGCCGAGTACCTGCGGCAGGCGGTGCTGGAGCCGCTGGGGATGACGTCGACCTCCCTGGAGGGCGCCGGCTCCCCCGCGAAGGACGCCACGTCCACGCTCGACGACCTGCTGCGCTTCGCCGCCGAGGTGCAGGCCCCGCGCCTGCTGGACGTCCGTACCGTCGCCGAGGCGATGACGGTCCAGTACCCGGGCACGAAGGGCGTCCTGCCGGGCTACGGCCACCAGAACCCCAACGACTGGGGTTTGGGCTTCGAGATCCGCGACGCCAAGTCCCCGCACTGGACGGGCGGTTCCTCCTCGCCCCGCACGTTCGGCCACTTCGGCCAGTCGGGCACGTTCCTGTGGATCGACCCGGCGGCGGACGTCGCCTGCGTGGCCCTGGCCGACCGCGCCTTCGGTCCCTGGGCGGTCGAGGCCTGGCCGCCCTTCACGGACGCGGTGCTGGCGGAACTCCGCGGAAGCACCGGCGCGGCCACCTGA